The genomic window GAGAACTTCTACCAGCGCATGCTCGCCGACGACCCCGAGGAGGCGCAGGAGCACGCCGACCTGATCCTGCGGGAATGCTCGCTCTCGGCCTATTACGACGACGTGGTGCTCAAAGGCCTGGAACTCGCCGCCCGCGACGCCGCCCGCGGCGTGCTCACCCCCGACCAGAAGGACGGGATCCGCGCCTCGATCACGGCGCTGGTGGAGGATCTGGAGGAGCGCGAGGACCGGCTGCCGGAGGCGTCCGACAAGGCCGCGCGCCCGATCCCGGACGGGGCGGGCGAGGGCGCCTGCAAGAGCGACCCGATCCCCGAGCCCGATCCCGACGCCCTGCCCGAGGCGTGGCGCGCCGACGGGGCGGTGCTCCTCGTCTCCGGCCGCGGCTTCCTCGACGGGGCGGCCACCGCGATCGCCGACCAGCTCCTGCGCAAGCGCGGCTTCGGCACGCGGCCGGTGCCCTTCGCCGAGGTCGCCCGGGTGCGCATCGACGACTGGCATCCGGGGCCGGCCCAGGCGGTCTGCGTGATCTCGCTGGCGCTCACGGGCGAGCCCGCGCACCTGCGCCGCCTCGTCTCGCGGCTGCGCCGGAAGCTCGACGCCGTGCCCGTCGTCGCCGGCCTGTGGCGCCTCGACGAAGCGGTGCTCTCCGACGAGGCTCTCCGTGCCAAGCTCGGCGCGGACGACCACGTCACCTCCCTGCGCGCCCTGATCGAGACGATCCTGGCCATGGCCCGTCACGGGGGCGGCGCCAACGCCCCCGAACGCCGCGACGCGGCCACGCCCCCGCGGCAGGCGCAGCCCAGGGCCATCGCTTGAAGCGATGGCCCTGGGTTCCTTAGCCAGCCTCAGTCGCCGGCGCCCGCCTCCGCGGACATCTCGGCCCCTTGGGCTTTCGCTCCGCTCGATGTTTGTCAGGACGAATGTCCTGACAAACCCGCTCCGCGCGGCGCTCTTCGCGCCGCGAAGCCGCTCAAGCGGCTTCGAGCGATGGCCCTGGCGCAACCCGAGCCGGCTTGACGCGGCGGCCTCCCGGCGGCTTCGTCGTCGGTGGTCACAGGGAGGCTGCCCCTCGATGAGCGTCGTCGATCTCGCCCGGTTCATGGAAGACCTCGCCACCCAGTCCGGAGCGGCGATCCTGCCGTTCTTCCGGGCGCATTTCGGCCTGGACGACAAGTCCCACGGGACGGGCCGCGCCTTCGACCCCGTGACCGAGGCCGACCGCGCCGCGGAAGCCGTGATGCGGCGGATGATCAAGGACCGGCTCCCCACCCACGGCATCCTCGGCGAGGAATTCGGCTCGGAGCGGGCGGATGCGGAATGCGTCTGGGTGCTCGACCCGATCGACGGCACCCGCGCCTTCATCGGCGGCCTGCCGACCTGGGGCACGCTGATCGGGCTCACCCATCACGGCGCGGCGGTGCGCGGCCTGATGCACCAGCCCTATCTCGGCGAGCGCTTCCTCGGCGACGGCAAGACCGCGAGCGTGCGTTCGTCCCGGGGCGAGCGCCGCCTGCACACCCGCCGCTGCGAGGCGCTCGCCGACGCCATCCTCGCCACCACCGATCCGCGCCTGTTCGAGGCCGGCGAGGAGGCCGAGCGCTTCCGGGCGGTCGAGGGACGGGTGAAGATGTCGCGCTACGGCACCGATTGCTACGCCTACTGCATGCTGGCGGCGGGCCAGATCGACCTCGTGGTCGAGGCGGGGCTCAAGCCCTACGACATCGTCGCCCTGATCCCGATCGTCGAGGGCGCGGGGGGGGTCGTCACCGGCTGGGACGGCGGCCCGGCCACCGGCGGCGGACGAATCGTCGCCGCGGGCGATCCCCGGCTGCACGAGGCGGCGCTGGGAATCCTCAACCCGTGACCAAGCCGTGAGGGTCCGAGCCTCATACGACATCCGGTTGATGACCTCGGCTCTCCTGCGTCATCGCGAGGCGAAGCCGTGGCGATCCAGGGCGCGACACCTCCGGATAGGGCGGCGGCCTGGATCGCTTCGCATTCGCTCGCGATGACGCAGGAGAGCCGAGGTCATCAACCGGAAACCGTATCAGGGCCTCGCACTCAAGCGACGGCCCCGGCCCGGGGCTCCTCGGCCGCCGCCCGAGCCCCGTGGCCGGGCACGAAGGCGTCGAAGGCCGCCCAGAAATCGGCGCGGATCGCCTCGCACTCGGTCAGGATCTCGTGGCGGGCGCCGGGCAGCACGATCAGGTGCCCGGTCTTGAGCCGGGCGGCGAAGCGCTCGATCGCCGGGGTGCCGCACACCGGGTCCGCCCCCGCCGCGACGATCAGGCAGGGCGTGCGGATCCGCCGGATCAGGGCCGGGTCTTCCAGCCGGCGCATCGCCCGGTAGGCCGAGGCGAGCCAGGCGATGGTCGGATCGCCGACCGCGCCCGCGCCGACCGCGTGGGCGGCCGCCGCGTTGCGGGCGTAGCGCACCGGGTCGGTCGAGAGGCGGTTGCCGGCAAACGGCTTCGTCGCGATCGAGACGGCGCTGCCGAACGGGATGTAGGCGCGCCCGAGCCCCAGCCGGTGGAGACCGCGCGCGAGCAGCGAGGCGCCCGCCGGCCAGCGCACCATGCGGATCGCCAGCATCGGCGCCACCGCGACGAGGCGACGGAACGGCAGCCAGCCCTCCGCCGCGCCGGTGAGCGCCACCGCCCCGCCCATGGAGTGCGCGAGCCCGAAATACGGCTCGGGCGCGTGCGGCACGAGCACCGCCTCGGCGATC from Methylorubrum populi includes these protein-coding regions:
- the hisN gene encoding histidinol-phosphatase — protein: MSVVDLARFMEDLATQSGAAILPFFRAHFGLDDKSHGTGRAFDPVTEADRAAEAVMRRMIKDRLPTHGILGEEFGSERADAECVWVLDPIDGTRAFIGGLPTWGTLIGLTHHGAAVRGLMHQPYLGERFLGDGKTASVRSSRGERRLHTRRCEALADAILATTDPRLFEAGEEAERFRAVEGRVKMSRYGTDCYAYCMLAAGQIDLVVEAGLKPYDIVALIPIVEGAGGVVTGWDGGPATGGGRIVAAGDPRLHEAALGILNP
- a CDS encoding alpha/beta hydrolase → MLTLRSTPDNPVPPGARLVPVETADGVPLRAATWQPTARGVKGTVCLLQGRAEFIEKYFETIADLRARGFCVVAFDWRGQGDSGRQVRDARKGHVRRFDDYRLDLRAIAEAVLVPHAPEPYFGLAHSMGGAVALTGAAEGWLPFRRLVAVAPMLAIRMVRWPAGASLLARGLHRLGLGRAYIPFGSAVSIATKPFAGNRLSTDPVRYARNAAAAHAVGAGAVGDPTIAWLASAYRAMRRLEDPALIRRIRTPCLIVAAGADPVCGTPAIERFAARLKTGHLIVLPGARHEILTECEAIRADFWAAFDAFVPGHGARAAAEEPRAGAVA